A stretch of Luteolibacter arcticus DNA encodes these proteins:
- a CDS encoding MBOAT family O-acyltransferase: protein MPFNSYFYLFVFLPLALLGYHLLCRAPFRLSLAWLVLVSLYFYGIWNPDPEQPWSPKYLGLIIGSCVFNYYLGRRLSVLKFSRPGKLLLTGGVTANLLLLGYYKYAGFLAGISTEMTGWPGDIGVIVLPLAISFFTFLQIAYLVDAYRGETEEYHFTDYLLFVTFFPHLIAGPLIHHREMMPQFERNKDRGLRSKDFAIGGTMLALGLFKKVVLADYLARTATPIFALAAGEGRDPTMLEAWAGAITYTLQLYFDFSGYSDMALGSARMFGIRFPLNFHSPYKAVSVVDFWRRWHMTLSRFLRDYLYIPLGGNRKGPKRRYVNLFLTMLLGGLWHGAGWTFIVWGALHGLYLCINHAWFGLRKKMSWRAMPKPLAIGLTFLAVIVGWVFFRAHDFGSATRMLAAMFGFHGFDGWPPDAVVVVKGKRALVPIVIGLIVVWALPNTQEFLRRYRPALDIEEATGTRTGVHRWWQWRPTWPWLLFTVAILYAVGRDFDQLSEFIYFQF, encoded by the coding sequence ATGCCGTTCAATTCCTACTTCTACCTCTTCGTCTTCCTGCCGCTGGCCCTGCTCGGCTATCACCTGCTGTGTCGGGCGCCCTTCCGCCTGTCGCTCGCCTGGCTGGTGCTCGTTTCGCTCTACTTCTACGGGATCTGGAATCCGGATCCGGAGCAGCCGTGGTCGCCGAAGTACCTGGGGCTGATCATCGGATCCTGCGTCTTCAACTACTACCTGGGTCGTAGGTTATCGGTGCTGAAGTTCTCGCGGCCCGGGAAGCTGCTGCTGACCGGTGGCGTGACGGCGAATCTGCTGCTGCTGGGCTACTACAAGTATGCGGGCTTCCTCGCGGGGATCAGCACGGAGATGACGGGGTGGCCGGGTGACATCGGCGTCATCGTGCTGCCGCTGGCGATCTCTTTCTTCACCTTCCTGCAGATCGCCTACCTGGTGGATGCCTATCGGGGTGAGACGGAGGAGTATCACTTCACGGACTACCTGCTGTTCGTCACCTTCTTCCCGCACTTGATCGCGGGCCCGCTGATCCATCACCGGGAGATGATGCCGCAGTTCGAGCGGAACAAGGATCGCGGGCTGAGGTCGAAGGACTTCGCGATTGGCGGGACGATGCTTGCGCTGGGGCTCTTCAAGAAGGTGGTGCTGGCGGACTACCTGGCCCGCACGGCCACGCCGATCTTCGCGCTGGCGGCCGGGGAAGGTCGCGACCCGACGATGCTGGAGGCGTGGGCCGGCGCGATCACCTACACGCTGCAGCTCTACTTCGACTTCTCCGGCTACTCGGACATGGCGCTCGGCTCGGCCCGCATGTTTGGCATCCGCTTCCCGCTGAATTTCCACTCGCCCTACAAGGCGGTGTCGGTGGTGGATTTCTGGCGGCGCTGGCACATGACGCTGTCGCGCTTCCTGCGAGACTACCTCTACATCCCGCTCGGAGGCAATCGCAAGGGGCCGAAGCGGCGCTACGTGAACCTATTCCTGACGATGCTGTTAGGCGGCCTGTGGCATGGTGCGGGCTGGACCTTCATCGTGTGGGGCGCGCTGCACGGGCTCTACCTGTGCATCAATCACGCGTGGTTTGGCCTGCGGAAGAAGATGTCATGGCGGGCGATGCCGAAGCCGCTGGCGATCGGCCTGACTTTTCTCGCGGTGATCGTGGGCTGGGTGTTTTTCCGTGCCCACGACTTCGGCAGCGCGACCCGGATGCTTGCGGCGATGTTCGGCTTCCATGGGTTCGATGGCTGGCCGCCGGATGCCGTGGTGGTGGTTAAGGGCAAGCGGGCGCTGGTGCCGATCGTGATCGGATTGATCGTGGTGTGGGCGCTGCCGAATACGCAGGAGTTCCTGCGCCGCTATCGGCCGGCGCTGGACATCGAGGAGGCGACGGGGACCCGGACCGGGGTGCACCGGTGGTGGCAGTGGCGGCCGACGTGGCCGTGGTTGCTTTTCACGGTGGCGATTCTTTATGCGGTGGGGCGGGACTTTGATCAGTTGAGTGAGTTTATTTATTTCCAGTTTTGA